In the genome of Pseudomonas protegens, one region contains:
- a CDS encoding glutamine synthetase family protein, producing the protein MNAPFDQLSSWLKDHKITEVECVVSDLTGIARGKIAPTNKFLHERGMRLPESVLLQTVTGDFVDDDLYYELLDPADIDMVCRPDSSSIYLVPWAIEPTAIVIHDTFDKFGNPIELSPRNVLKKVLQLYTDKGWQPIVAPEMEFYLTQRCEDPDLPLKAPLGRSGRAESGRQSFSIDAANEFDPLFEDVYDWCEAQGLDLDTLIHEDGPAQMEINFRHGDALDLADQITVFKRTLREAALKHNVTATFMAKPVADEPGSAMHLHQSVVDIATGKPIFVDEQGNKSQLFLHHIGGLQKYIPKLLPMFAPNVNSFRRFLPDTSAPVNVEWGEENRTVGLRVPTASPEAMRVENRLPGADANPYLAIAASLLCGYLGMVEGIEPSAAVEGRAYERRNLRLPITIEDALAHMEECPTIEQYLGRKFVRGYVAVKRAEHENFKRVISSWEREFLLLSV; encoded by the coding sequence ATGAACGCCCCTTTCGATCAGCTGTCCTCCTGGCTGAAAGATCACAAGATTACCGAAGTCGAGTGCGTGGTCAGCGACCTGACCGGCATTGCCCGCGGCAAGATCGCGCCCACCAACAAGTTCCTGCACGAGCGCGGCATGCGCCTGCCGGAAAGTGTCCTGCTGCAAACGGTAACCGGGGATTTTGTCGACGACGACCTGTACTACGAACTGCTGGACCCGGCGGACATCGACATGGTCTGCCGCCCCGATTCGTCATCGATCTACCTGGTGCCCTGGGCCATCGAGCCCACGGCCATCGTCATCCACGACACCTTCGACAAGTTCGGCAACCCCATCGAGCTGTCGCCGCGCAACGTGCTGAAAAAAGTGCTGCAGCTGTACACCGACAAGGGCTGGCAGCCGATCGTCGCCCCGGAAATGGAGTTCTACCTGACCCAGCGCTGCGAAGACCCGGACCTGCCGCTCAAGGCCCCGCTGGGCCGCTCCGGTCGCGCGGAAAGCGGCCGCCAGTCGTTCTCCATCGACGCCGCCAACGAGTTCGATCCGCTGTTCGAAGACGTCTATGACTGGTGCGAAGCCCAGGGCCTGGACCTGGACACGCTGATCCACGAAGACGGCCCGGCGCAGATGGAAATCAACTTCCGCCACGGCGACGCCCTCGACCTGGCGGACCAGATCACCGTGTTCAAGCGCACCCTGCGCGAGGCGGCGCTCAAGCACAACGTCACCGCCACCTTCATGGCCAAGCCGGTGGCCGACGAGCCCGGCAGCGCCATGCACCTGCACCAGAGCGTGGTCGACATTGCCACCGGCAAGCCGATCTTCGTCGATGAACAGGGGAACAAGAGCCAACTGTTCCTGCACCACATCGGCGGCCTGCAGAAGTACATCCCCAAGCTGCTGCCGATGTTCGCCCCCAACGTCAACTCGTTCCGTCGTTTCCTGCCGGACACCTCGGCCCCGGTGAACGTCGAATGGGGCGAGGAAAACCGCACCGTCGGCCTGCGCGTGCCGACCGCCAGCCCGGAAGCCATGCGCGTGGAAAACCGCCTCCCCGGCGCCGACGCCAACCCCTACCTGGCCATCGCCGCCAGCCTGCTGTGCGGCTACCTGGGCATGGTCGAGGGCATCGAGCCCAGCGCCGCGGTGGAAGGCCGGGCCTATGAACGCCGCAACCTGCGCCTGCCGATCACCATCGAGGACGCCCTGGCGCACATGGAGGAATGCCCGACCATCGAGCAGTACCTGGGGCGCAAGTTCGTCCGTGGCTATGTGGCGGTCAAGCGCGCCGAACACGAGAACTTCAAGCGCGTGATCAGCTCCTGGGAACGCGAGTTCCTGCTGCTCAGCGTCTGA
- a CDS encoding polyamine ABC transporter substrate-binding protein, producing MRLLQAVIPVALAALMSAAVQAQPSVSVYNWTDYIGQTTLADFQGKTGVKVIYDVFDSNETLEGKLLAGRTGYDVVVPSNHFLARQVKAGAFLKLDRSQLPNWQNLDPKLLALLEQNDPGNQYSVPYLWGTNGIGYNVDKVKQVLGIDHIDSWAVLLEPENLKKLQQCGVSMMDSPDEVFPAVLNYLGLDPRSEKPEDYKKAEAKLLTLRPYITYFHSSKYVSDLANGDICIAFGYSGDVFQAANRAKEAKNGVNIAYSIPKEGSNLWFDLLAIPADAGNVKEAHAFINYLLDPQVIAKVSAYVGYANPNPASQPYMDAELVHNPEVYPPQEVLDKLYISSTQSPAIMRLMTRSWSKVKSNK from the coding sequence ATGCGTCTTTTGCAAGCAGTGATCCCGGTAGCACTGGCGGCCTTGATGAGCGCCGCCGTCCAGGCACAACCCAGTGTCAGCGTGTACAACTGGACCGACTACATCGGCCAGACCACCCTCGCCGACTTCCAGGGCAAGACCGGGGTCAAGGTGATCTACGACGTGTTCGACTCCAACGAAACCCTGGAGGGCAAGTTGCTGGCCGGACGCACCGGCTACGACGTGGTGGTGCCCTCCAACCATTTCCTGGCGCGCCAGGTCAAAGCCGGCGCGTTCCTCAAGCTGGACCGCTCGCAACTGCCCAACTGGCAGAACCTGGACCCCAAGCTGCTGGCCCTGCTGGAACAGAACGACCCCGGCAACCAGTATTCGGTGCCCTACCTGTGGGGCACCAACGGCATCGGCTACAACGTCGACAAGGTCAAGCAGGTGCTGGGCATCGACCACATCGACTCCTGGGCGGTGCTGCTGGAGCCGGAAAACCTGAAGAAGCTGCAGCAATGCGGGGTGTCGATGATGGACTCGCCGGATGAGGTGTTCCCGGCGGTGCTCAACTACCTGGGCCTGGACCCGCGCAGCGAAAAACCCGAGGACTACAAAAAAGCCGAGGCCAAGCTGCTGACCCTGCGCCCGTACATCACCTACTTCCACTCCTCCAAGTACGTCTCGGACCTGGCCAACGGTGATATCTGCATCGCCTTCGGTTACTCCGGGGACGTGTTCCAGGCCGCCAACCGGGCCAAGGAAGCCAAGAACGGGGTGAACATCGCCTACTCGATCCCCAAGGAAGGCAGCAACCTGTGGTTCGACCTGCTGGCGATTCCCGCCGATGCCGGCAACGTCAAGGAGGCCCACGCCTTCATCAACTACCTGCTGGACCCGCAAGTGATCGCCAAGGTCAGCGCCTACGTCGGCTATGCCAACCCCAACCCGGCCTCGCAGCCGTACATGGACGCCGAGCTGGTGCATAACCCCGAGGTCTATCCACCTCAGGAAGTCCTCGACAAGCTGTACATCTCCAGCACCCAGTCGCCGGCCATCATGCGCTTGATGACCCGTTCCTGGAGCAAAGTGAAGTCCAACAAATGA
- a CDS encoding FAD-binding oxidoreductase, which yields MIQPNLSGSASEHARSYYAASAGPLPGYPALSADLEADVCVIGAGFTGVNTAIELAQRGLSVILLEARRIGWGASGRNGGQLIRGIGHDVSGFARYVGQDGVRYLERAGIDSVELVRQRIAEHGIDCDLRWGFCELANTRAQFAAFQAEQDHLASLGYRHPTRLMAPQDMAQVVASSVYAGGLVDMGSGHLHPLKLVLGEARVAASLGVRIFEHSPVLELVHGQRVEVRCATGTVRAASLVLGCNAHLERLEPRLSGKVLPAGSYIIATEPLGEERAAALIPQNLALCDQKVGLDYYRLTADRRLLFGGACHYSGRDPADIAAYMRPKMLKVFPQLGDVAIDFQWGGKIGITANRFPQVGRLPQHPNVYYAQGYSGHGLNVTHWTARLLAEAIQAGHSRGLDVFGAVPHLTFPGGPALRAPLLALGMLWHRMREMLG from the coding sequence ATGATTCAGCCAAACCTTTCGGGCAGCGCCAGCGAGCATGCCCGCTCCTACTACGCCGCCTCGGCCGGGCCGCTGCCCGGCTACCCGGCCCTCAGTGCTGACCTGGAAGCCGATGTGTGTGTCATCGGCGCGGGTTTCACCGGGGTCAACACCGCCATCGAGCTGGCCCAGCGCGGGCTGTCGGTGATCCTCCTGGAGGCCCGGCGCATCGGCTGGGGGGCCAGCGGGCGCAACGGCGGCCAACTGATCCGCGGCATAGGCCATGACGTCAGCGGCTTTGCCCGCTACGTCGGCCAGGATGGGGTCAGATACCTGGAGCGCGCCGGGATCGACTCGGTGGAGCTGGTGCGCCAGCGCATCGCCGAACACGGCATCGACTGCGACCTGCGCTGGGGCTTCTGCGAGCTGGCCAATACCCGGGCCCAGTTCGCCGCGTTCCAGGCCGAACAGGATCACCTGGCAAGCCTGGGCTACCGCCACCCGACCCGCCTGATGGCGCCTCAGGACATGGCACAGGTGGTGGCCTCCTCGGTGTATGCCGGGGGCCTGGTGGACATGGGCTCGGGGCATTTGCATCCGCTCAAGCTGGTACTGGGCGAAGCGCGGGTCGCCGCCTCCCTGGGAGTGCGGATCTTCGAACACAGCCCGGTGCTGGAGCTGGTTCACGGCCAGCGGGTCGAGGTGCGTTGCGCCACCGGCACGGTGCGCGCCGCCAGCCTGGTGCTCGGCTGCAACGCCCACCTGGAGCGACTGGAACCGCGCTTGAGTGGCAAAGTCCTGCCGGCGGGCAGCTACATCATCGCCACCGAGCCCTTGGGCGAAGAGCGCGCCGCCGCGCTGATCCCGCAGAACCTGGCGCTGTGCGACCAGAAAGTCGGCCTGGACTACTACCGACTCACGGCGGACCGGCGTCTGCTGTTCGGCGGTGCCTGCCATTACTCCGGGCGCGACCCGGCGGATATCGCCGCCTACATGCGGCCGAAAATGCTCAAGGTGTTCCCGCAGTTGGGGGATGTGGCCATCGACTTCCAGTGGGGCGGCAAGATCGGCATCACCGCCAACCGCTTCCCCCAGGTCGGGCGCCTGCCGCAGCACCCCAATGTGTATTACGCCCAGGGCTACTCCGGCCATGGCCTGAACGTCACCCACTGGACTGCCCGGTTGCTGGCCGAGGCGATCCAGGCTGGCCACAGCCGCGGCCTGGACGTGTTCGGCGCGGTGCCGCACCTGACCTTCCCCGGCGGCCCCGCGCTGCGCGCACCGCTGCTGGCCCTAGGCATGCTTTGGCACCGGATGCGCGAAATGCTCGGTTGA
- a CDS encoding alpha/beta fold hydrolase, translating to MTSYQQHLLAVNGIELSVQVAGPEHGVPVWLLHGFPECWYSWRHQVPALVQAGFRVFVPEMRGYGRSSAPQALEAYDLLTLCADIQQAMDVFGHQRVCMVGHDWGAPVAWHLALLEPQRVAALVTLSVPFAGRPKRPASEIMREVHGGHFNYILYFQQPGVAEAELDADIDASLRLFMGNVQALLEPKPADARLFDGVTLSTGLPHWCSEEDFQVYRQTFAGRGFRGALNWYRNFERTWQRTEFLAQARVQQPTLFLLGDRDPVGVLEAHTLKRMPGQVADLEQHLLSDCGHWIQNEQPQRVNALLLDFLQRRLT from the coding sequence ATGACTTCCTATCAACAGCATCTTCTGGCCGTCAACGGAATCGAACTCAGTGTCCAGGTCGCCGGACCCGAGCACGGAGTCCCGGTGTGGCTGCTGCATGGCTTTCCCGAGTGCTGGTACTCCTGGCGCCATCAGGTGCCGGCCCTGGTGCAGGCCGGGTTTCGCGTGTTTGTGCCGGAGATGCGTGGTTACGGCCGCAGTTCGGCGCCGCAGGCGCTGGAGGCCTACGATCTGTTGACCCTGTGCGCGGATATCCAGCAGGCCATGGACGTCTTTGGTCATCAGCGGGTGTGCATGGTCGGTCACGACTGGGGCGCCCCGGTGGCCTGGCACCTGGCGCTGTTGGAGCCGCAGCGGGTGGCGGCGCTGGTGACCCTTTCGGTGCCCTTTGCCGGACGCCCGAAACGCCCGGCCAGCGAGATCATGCGCGAGGTGCATGGCGGGCATTTCAACTACATCCTCTACTTTCAGCAGCCCGGGGTGGCCGAGGCGGAACTGGACGCCGACATCGACGCCAGCCTGCGGCTGTTCATGGGCAATGTGCAGGCCTTGCTCGAGCCCAAGCCGGCCGACGCCCGCCTGTTCGACGGGGTGACGCTGTCAACGGGGCTGCCGCACTGGTGCAGTGAGGAGGACTTCCAGGTCTATCGCCAGACCTTCGCCGGGCGCGGCTTTCGCGGTGCCCTGAACTGGTACCGCAACTTCGAACGCACCTGGCAGCGCACCGAGTTCCTGGCCCAGGCCCGGGTGCAGCAGCCGACCCTGTTCCTGCTCGGCGACCGTGATCCGGTGGGCGTGCTCGAAGCCCATACCCTCAAGCGCATGCCCGGCCAGGTGGCCGACCTTGAACAGCACCTGCTGAGCGACTGCGGGCACTGGATCCAGAATGAGCAGCCGCAGCGGGTCAATGCCCTGTTGCTGGATTTTCTGCAGCGACGGTTGACCTAG
- a CDS encoding TetR/AcrR family transcriptional regulator — MVAKKLSAPNVTKTRLLEATEALFIKYGYDAVLLRQITERAKVNLAAVNYHFGDKDSLMKALLMQRLGPLNDQRLELLAKCEEQAEGPLDCETLLGVLFAPAMGLERSDASGGLEGRSFIRFLGRVYSDTSPFIQEYLKEHYQPVFERFFKAFALALPDLPRNELGVRLQFALKAISGVMAGTELRLLMQAMSLGRPATDAEVMAKLISLVSAAIRAPMQDPDSEQALQKVLNTQRLIRQHSQSQIGLVSA, encoded by the coding sequence ATGGTCGCCAAGAAACTCAGTGCCCCCAATGTCACCAAGACCCGACTGCTGGAAGCGACCGAGGCATTGTTCATCAAGTACGGCTACGACGCCGTGCTGCTGCGTCAGATCACCGAGCGCGCCAAGGTCAACCTGGCGGCGGTGAACTACCACTTCGGCGACAAGGACTCGCTGATGAAGGCCCTGTTGATGCAACGTCTGGGGCCGCTCAACGATCAGCGCCTGGAACTGCTGGCCAAGTGCGAGGAGCAGGCCGAGGGCCCGCTGGATTGCGAAACCCTGCTGGGGGTGCTGTTCGCCCCGGCCATGGGCCTGGAACGCAGTGATGCAAGCGGTGGCCTGGAAGGCCGCTCGTTCATTCGTTTCCTGGGGCGGGTGTACAGCGATACCTCGCCCTTCATTCAGGAATACCTCAAGGAACACTACCAGCCGGTGTTCGAGCGCTTCTTCAAGGCCTTTGCCCTGGCGCTGCCGGACCTGCCGCGCAACGAACTGGGGGTGCGCCTGCAGTTCGCCCTCAAGGCGATTTCCGGGGTCATGGCCGGCACCGAACTGCGCTTGCTGATGCAGGCCATGAGCCTGGGCCGTCCGGCCACCGACGCCGAAGTCATGGCCAAGCTGATCAGCCTGGTGTCGGCGGCGATTCGCGCGCCCATGCAGGACCCCGACTCCGAGCAGGCCCTGCAGAAGGTCTTGAACACCCAGCGCCTGATTCGTCAGCACAGCCAGTCCCAGATCGGCCTGGTTTCCGCCTGA